TTGGCTCTTCGTTTCAAGTCTGAGGAGGAGAATGACTTACAGCTACTCGGTCACTGAAGCGTTCACTCGCACCCATGCTAAGCACATGGCGGCGAAGGTCGCCACCGACCTCAAGCGAATGCAGAGGTTCTACGGCGAGCCGTCTGACGACCGGATTACCGCCTATGAGGCGGAGGCCATAGAGTTCCTCAAGGAAGGATTCCTAGGCTCTGTTACTTATGGCTTCCGCCGCAATGGCATCTTGATCGCGCCGACTTTGCGTTACACGGCCCGGGACCTCGCCGGTGCATCCACCGTTGACGATGACCCTGGACGAATTCGCCCCGGTGAGGATATCAGCGGAGCGTCCTTCTACAGCTACTTGATGTCCAGTCCTGCATGGGACCGACTGACAGAGCAGGAGAAAGAGGCATTCAGCAGCTGTCTTCCCTTCCAGAGGACTGGTGCGCCGGAACCTGGAATCAACGGCTCCTGGAGCGGAGACCTGATTTACTCCGCAGGAGGCCGTGCACTTGACCGTGCCAGCTTGAGGAGCTATAGGTGACAACGCAGTCGACCACCGACGACCTGTTTGACAGCCCCATCACCTACCCAGACGTCGGAGCGCGAGAGCGTCTGTACCGCCTCGTTGGGGTGGACGACCACAAGACCCGCTTGGCTAAGATGCTCGGACTGCTCATCAACCCATCAGGTCTCAATGCCTGGGTGAGCAAGCACCATCCCGAAGCCAGCGGAGTGCTCGACACGGTATTGAGAAGGCCGCCTCTCGTCGTGCTGGCTGGCGACGTTGGATCTGGGAAATCTGAGCTCGCGGAGACCATCGGCGATGATGTGGCCCGTCGGGAGGGCGTGAGCATCGTACTTTTCCCGATGAGTCTCTCCACACGTGGACAAGGACGCGTTGGCGAGATGACCCAGTTACTGTCCGCTGCCTTCGACCACACTCTGAGGGAAGCTCGAAGGTTCAAGGATGTCAACGGGGCCTCACGAGGAGCTGTCGTTCTCCTGGTAGACGAAGCCGATGCTATCGCCCAATCACGTGAGGCGGCACAGATGCATCATGAAGACCGGGCCGGTGTGAATGCCTTTATCCGTGGGGTAGACCGCCTTGCCAACAGCAAGCTTCCGGCTGCCGTGATCATGTGCACAAACCGGCTCGGTGCTTTGGATCCGGCAGTACAGCGCCGTGCAGCAGACATCCTCACATTCACTCGACCAGACAGGGGGCAACGCTCGGCCATACTAGCGCCGCACTTACACCAGTTGGGGTTTTCGCAGACGCAGCTCGCAGCTGTGGTCGATGCCACCGGGCCACACCAGCATGGGGACTACGGCTTTACATTCTCAGATCTCACCCAGAGGCTTCTACCCGCAATTGTGCTCGATGCGTATCCCGACGGCCCAGTAAACGCGGACAGTGCTCTGAAGATCACCCAAGCAATGACTCCTACAGCGCCCTTCCGGGATGGTGCATCGTGAGCGAGTGGTCGCTGGAACAGCTCCTCGCTGGACTGCATGACGACATCCAGCGACGCCTGGAGACCGCTCGGCGGAGTTTCGCGCACCCTGGCACCAAGGGAGATGCCAGCGAGAACGTGTGGCTGGACCTTCTCAGCACGTATCTGCCTCAGCGCTACCAAGCCGCCAAGGCTCATGTGGTGGATAGCAGAGGAGTATTCAGCGACCAGATTGACGTGGTCGTATACGACCGTCAGTACTCACCCTTCATCTTCCGGTACGAAGAGCAGACCATCATCCCTGCTGAAAGTGTGTACGCAGTGTTCGAGGCCAAGCAGACGCTCAATGCGGCGCATGTAGAGTACGCACGCGAGAAGGTGGCTAGCGTGCGCCGACTTCACCGGACCAGCCTGCCCATTCCCCATGCAGGAGGAACCTATCTACCCAAGGCACTCATTCCCATATGTGGTGGTCTGTTGACTCTTGAGAGCGATTGGAAGCCAGCCCTTGGCGAGCCTTTGCTCACAGCGCTTGGCGACGGCATGGGCGATGATCATCTGGACCTCGGTTGTGTTGCCGCCCATGGGTACTTCAGGTTTGACGAAGGCAGCGAGGCATACGAGAAGCACTCAGGCGGCAAGCCTGCGACCGCTTTCCTGCTCACGCTAATCTCGCAGCTTCAGTTTAGCGGCACAGTGCCAATGATCGATGTCCATGCGTACGCCCAGTGGCTCTCTAACTGACTAGGAAACACCGTTTATGGCAGATACAGCAGACCAACACAATATCCCCCCAACTCTTCAATCCATCCGCGCGAGGCTGGATCTGACGCAGGAGCAGCTTGCCGAGAGGCTTGGTGTGTCGTTCGCTACCGTGAACCGGTGGGAGGGCGGCGTGACCATGCCACAGAAGGCGGGGCGGGCGGCTATCGCCGCACTCGCTGCCGAGGCGGGCGTCGACTCCACCGAGCCGGTGGTGGACGAGGTGGAGGCTGCGACCCGCGTGACCCGACGGCGGTCGCGTCGCCAGAAGGATGCTGTTCCCACCACCAAGCCCATGGAGCAGATGCTGTGGGACGCCGCCTGCTCGATCCGAGGCGCAAAGGACGCGGCCAAGTTCAAGGATTACCTGCTGCCGCTCCTTTTCCTCAAGCGCCTTTCGGATGTGTTCGACGACGAGATCGACCGGCTGGCCGAACAGTACGGGAGCCGGACATTCGCGCAGGAGGTCATAGAAGGAGACCACAAAGCGGTGCGCTTCTACCTGCCGCCCGAGGCCCGGTGGAGCGTGGTCAACGGTCGAGAGGCCCACGACTGGCCCCTCGACGCCGGGGGCCGCAGCACCCGCCCCCGCGACGTCGGCGAGCACCTGACCAGGGCCGTCCGCGCCGTCGTGCGCTACAATCCCACGCTCTCCGGCGTCATAGACCTCGTGGACTTTGCCTCCGAGCGCAACGGCGAGCGCGACCTGAATCCGGCCCGGCTCGCCGACGTGGTCGAGACCTTCTCCGACCCCCGCTACCGCCTGGGCCTCGCCGACGTGCAGCCCGACTTCCTGGGCCGCGCCTACGAGTACCTGCTTCGCAAGTTCGCCGAAGGTTCCGGTCAGAGGGCGGGCGAGTTTTTCACCCCCACCGAGGTCGGCTTTCTCATGGCCCACATCATGCGCCCCCGGCCCGGCGAGACCTGCCATGACTATGCCTGCGGCTCGGCGGGACTGCTCATCAAGCTCCAGTTGGTCGCCCGGGAGACCGACCCCACCAGCCGCGTTCCCCTCAAGCTATATGGTCAGGAGTTGCAGGCCGACAGCTACGCCGTCGCCCACATGAACGCCATCATCCATGGCATGGAGGTACAGATAGAGCGCGGCGACACCATGATCAACCCCAAGTTCAAGGACGCCGCGGGCCGCATCACCGGCCACGACATCGTGGTCGCCAATCCGATGTGGAACCAGGACTTCACCCCGGCCATCTTCGCGAACGACCCGTTCGACCGCTTCCGTACCGCCGGAGGCGTCACCACCGGCAAGGGCGACTGGGCATGGCTCCAGCACACACTGTCCTGCCTGAACGAGCGCGGGCGGGCGGCCGTGGTGCTGGACACCGGCGCGGTGACGCGCGGCTCCGGCAGCAAGAACGAGGACCGGGAGCGCAACATCCGCAAGTGGTTCGTGGAGCGCGACCTGATCGACGGCGTGATCCTGCTGCCGGACAACCTCTTCTACAACACGAACGCCGCCGGCATCATCGTGGTGCTCGCCAAGCGCAAGCCGGAGGCGCGCAAAGACAAGATCGTGCTCGTCAACGCCGGCCGACGCGTGGGCAAGGGCCGACCCAAGAACTACATCCCGGAGGGGGATATCCGTCCCATAGCGGCTGCTTTCTTGAAAGGCGAGGCTGTGGATGGCGAGGTGGCCGTCATCACCCGCGAGCAGGCGGCAGAGGCCGACTACAACCTCAGCCCCAGCCGCTGGGTGGGACAGACCGACGCCGTAGCTCAGCGCCCGATTGCGGAGATCATCGCTGAGATGCGGCTCCTCGATGAAGAAGCCCGTGAGGTCGATGCGACGCTGGCGAGAATGCTGGAGCGCCTGCAATGAACGAAGCGTGGACGTGGCGTCCCTTAGGCGAGGTGACGATCCGAGGATCGAACTGGAATCCTCGCGCTGATCCACGGCCTGTAATTCGTTACGTGGACGTGTCAGCGGTTTCACGCGATAAACTCAGAGTAGTCTTCGATGTGGAGCCGCTGCTGGGCGTGACGGCGCTGGAATCCGTCGGGATAGAGGTTGACCCAATGAATCAACAGTTGAAAAGGCTGCCCGCTGTGCGGCTCAAGGGGCTCTCTTAAATGATTGAGGACATTCAGTGGTCTCGGAGAACTGGACAATAAAGTCTTTTGCCGAGATAGCCCGCTATTCGGCAGGACGGACACCTGCCCGCGCCACACCAGAGTACTGGATGGCAGCGGACGATAGTGTCCCATGGGTTGCAATTTCCGATATGACTGAGTTCGGCTTAGTCTCGCAGACAAAGGAACGCATCTCAGGAACAGCGTTTGACGAGATATTCGGAAACAAGGCAGTTCCAGCCGGCACCTTGCTGATGAGTTTCAAGCTAACGATAGGACGAATAGCCACGCTTGGGGTAGATGCCTGCCACAACGAAGCCATCATTGCCATCTACCCTCACGAGGGAGTAAACCAGAGTTATTTGGGCTACTTTCTCTCACAGGTGGATTACGACGCCCTACAAGATAGGCAAGTCAAAGGGAACACTCTCAATCGCAACAAGATTGACCGTATTCAAGTCTTGCTGCCACCGCAAAGTGAGCAGGTTAGAATCGCTGAGTTCCTGGACCACGTTCGACGTTCCATCGACTTGCAGGACCAGAGTCTTGCCACGGCCCAGGCCCTCAAACGTGCCGCCATGCACACCCTCTTCACCCGCGGCCTGCGCGGCGAGCCGCAGAAGGAAACCGAGATCGGGCCGGTGCCGGAGAGTTGGGAGCCTGTTGCCGTCAACTCCGTCGCCGTTGTGAAGGGCGGGAAGCGAATGCCCAAGGGGGTTGCGCTAACCAGCGAGAACACAGGCCAGCCCTACATTCGTGTAACGGATTTCAGGGACCATAGAGTAGATGCTGGCCAAGTGCTATTTGTACCGGATGGTTACAAGTCCGTGATTGCTCGATATACCATATCCAGTAGGGATGTCTACATATCGATTGCCGGTACTATTGGGCTGGTAGGCCAGATTTCCGAGAGCCTAGATGGTGCTAACTTGACCGAAAACGCTGCCAAAGTCTCCGTAACAGATGAGCGGGTTACGCCACGCTTCTTGATGTATGCGCTTGCTTCGGATACATGCCAAACACAGATCGCGCAGTCTACAGCTACGAATGCCCAGCCGAAGCTAGCACTGGTACGGATAGAACAACTGCAGTTGCCAATACCTCCCAAATTGGACGAGCAGCGCGAGGTCGTTGCCATCCTAGATGCTATCGATCACAAGATAGATCTTCACCGCCGGAAGCGCGCCATGCTGGAGGAGCTGTTCAAGGCTCTGCTGCACAAGCTGATGACGGGGGGAATCAGGGCCGCCGATCTTGATTTATCGGCTATGGTGGAGTCGACGGATTTTTCACAGGAGTAATGTGATCATAGGAACCAACTCGCAACCTCCCTTTATGCTCTATGTCGTCTGGCATCCGAATTACGCTCTCGGTGAGAAGGTCGCAGGGCTGTTTCACGACCACTACGGCGCTCACCGGTATAGAAACGTGGCCGGTGGGGCCAGTGTGCGCGTTATTTTTCGGAATGCTGCTGCGCCCGGCTCTCAGACTCCCCTGCCAATTGACTGGGATAGCACCGGCACAACTGCGGTAGTTGTTTTGATTGATCACTCGCTTACAAATGATCCCGCATGGGTTCAGTATGTTCATGACCTTGCGGGAGAAGCCGCCGATAGAGGCCTTAACACCCGCGTGTTTCCGGTTGAGATGGAAGCGGGTGCGCTTGAAATAGGACTTGAGGAGCAAGCGCTGCGCTGGGACCATTGGGCAGGCACCAATGAAGAACGAGAACAGCGGCTCCTCAGAGATCTCACGCACGAGTTCAATAGGATGCTGAGACATCACTTAGTTCGGCTTCAGCATCCCGATGCCAAAGAGAGCCTTGAACGCTACTTGAAGAAAGTCAACGTCTTCCTCAGTCATTCTAAACACGATGACTACGGAGAGCGGATTGCAGGCAAGATTCGAGATTGGCTCCACAACAACAGCGCGTTGTCGAGCTTCTTGGACATTTATGACATTCCAGCAGGCACGCCATTTTCGTCGGTTATTGACCATTCCATACAAGACGGAGTGATTATAGTAATCTACACCGACTCCTACTCGTCGCGCGAGTGGTGCCGCCGTGAAGTGATAACAACAAAACGGGCGAACACGCCCATGCTGGTAGTTGACTGCCTGCAAACGGTTGACGAGCGAGCGTTCCCCTACTTGGGAAACGTGCCGTTTATTCGGATGGATACCATTTGCATGGATCGAATTGACCAAGTAGTGGGACTCTTACTCGATGAAGTATTCAAGGACTTTCTATGGCGATGCAGTGTCGAGCGCCTGCGCAAGCGTTACCCACAGATCCTGTTCATAGCGCGTTCGCCAGAGTTGATGTCACTGGTCAACCTGCCGGCCCGCGCCGACGAAACTGACCAGTATATCGTCTATCCTGATCCGCCTTTGGGTCAAGCGGAGGCACAGTTGTTCGCTGATATTGCCCACGACGTACATGTGCAAAGTCTGAGACAGTGGTTAGCGGAGGAGTGAAAATGGCAACAAAGGAATCCCAGAAGCTCAAGGTCATTGCTATCTCAACGTCAGAGAGTCCCGACATGGCGGTGTTTGGGTTAAGTGATGGACACTTGCGAGATGCCACGGCAGAGATCGCTACGTACCTCCTTGCCTTTGGCGCGGACTTGGCATACGGTGGCGACCTGCGCCAACATGGCTTTACGGAACTGCTTTTCGATTTGGTTCTGCGCTACCGCCGAGATGGCGACGGGATCAGGAAGCCTAGGGTAACTAGCTATCTGGCGTGGCCCGTTCATATTCTAATGACGGTCGTTAAGCTGAGTGAAATCGAAGAGGAACTCCAAGGGACCGCCCTCCTTGCTCTCATCGACAGAGATGGCAAGCGATTGACACTGCAAGAGCGTAAAGTGCTTCCTTGCCATGAGCCCGATGATGAAGAGTGGGCAGAGGGCCTAACAACGATGCGCAGGATCATGCACGATGAAACAGATGCGCGCATCCTACTCGGCGGGCGTGTGGAAAGCTATAAGGGGAATATGCCCGGCATTGCGGAAGAAGCCCTGCTGTCTTTAGATTCTGGTCAACCGATCTTCCTGATCGGCGGCTTCGGCGGTTGCACAAGAGACATTGCGGAGACACTCGGCCTCGTCGATGCTTGGGCCGGCTCCCGTCCGGCCTGGCCTGGCCGTCAGCGTTTCGAATGCTACGGACCGGACAATCTCCACAACGGTCTTTCTGCCAAAGAGAACCGTGTACTTGCACACACGCCGCACATCGATCAAGCCGTGACTCTGGTTATGCAAGGGCTTCATCGGCTGCGTAGAGGCGCACACAATGGCTCTTGTGAGAGAGGGGATGGACGTGCATAAAGTGTTTATCAGTTATCACCATGATAATGACCAGTGGTACAAAGAGGAATTGGTAAGATCTGGGGAGCAAAACCGAATCTTCATGAATGAGTCGGTCGATATCGGCGATATCCCTGACCACCTTAGCGATCAACAGATTCGCAAGATTATCAGGGATGAACGTCTGAGACTATCCACGGTCACCATTGTCCTAGTTGGAACTGAAACAAGACGCAGGAAGCACGTGGACTGGGAAATCTATTCAAGTATGTACGATGGGGCTGTTAACAAGAAATCGGGGATTTTGGTTATTATGCTGCCACCGACAGACTATGGTTCCCTTCACGTGTCACATGGACTGCCCGAGAAGGCCTTGTATCCGGACATAACGTCATGGACATCAATCCACTCAAGAGCTGAATACGAACGTCGATATCCCTACATGCCGGACAGGCTCATTGATAATTTAGTTAAGCCGGAGGCAAAGATATCTGTCACGTCATGGAACAGAATCAATCCCACGAGTCTGAGGTTTCTGGTTGAAGCAGCGTTTCAGAATCGGAACCACTGCGAGTATGACTTGAGCCGATCTATGAGACGAGTCAACTCGTGACGTCGCGTCACTACTTGGCCTCTAACTACCGAGCCGATTGTGACAGTACGGCGCATCAGTGACACGAATGAGAGACAGAATGCGCCTATGACTATCGACCGAATTGCAGCACTGGCTGCGTCTGGCGAGTCTGAGACTTTGGAATTTAAGACTTCCACAGGAACCCGTCGTGAGGCGGCTTGGACCGTGTGCGCCATGCTGAATCAGCGAGGTGGCTGCGTTTTGTTTGGAGTGACACCGGAAGGGAGAGTAGCGGGACAGCATGTGAGTGAGCGTACGATTGAAGAGGTCAGTGCGGAACTACAGAGGATAGATCCAGCCGCTTTCCCATCAGTCGAACGGCTTCCCGTGAACGGCGACCATGAGGTGATTGTTGTCGGTGTGGAAAAAGGGCCAGTAAGGCCATATGCCTACCGGGGCACGGCCTACCGCAGGGTCGGGAATACGACGGTTGCTATGTCGGCCGACGAGTACAACCGCATGTTAACCGAGCGCATGCATGGCGGACAGCGCTGGGAAAACCAGTCCCTCGCGGGGTGGTCGGTGGACGATCTGGACGAGGCTGAGATTCGACGGACGGTCGCTGAGGCGGTCCGGCGCGGACGGCTGGAGGAGCCTGTAGGTGGAGAACCAACCGACCTCCTGCGCGGACTCGGCCTTCTGCATGACGGCGTGCTGCTTCGGGCGGCGGCGGTGCTGTTCGGCAGCACGGAGCGGCTGGAGTTCGAGATGCCGCAGTGCCTGCTGCGCGTCGCCCGTTTCCGGGGGATCGACCGGATGGAATTCCTGGACAATCGCCAGTTCAACGGCAACGCCTTCACACTCCTGGCGAACGCGGAGCGCTTTCTGCGCGACACCCTGCCCATCGCCGGACGGTTCGAGCAGGACCGATTCGAGCGAATCGACGAGCCCCTATACCCGCCCCTGGCCACGCGAGAGGCGCTGGCCAATGCCCTGTGCCACCGCGACTACTCCATTGGAGGCAGTTCGGTTGGTATAGCGGTCTACGACGACCGCCTTGAGGTCACATCCTCCGGGTCGCTGCACTTCGGCTTGACGCCGGAGAAGCTGTTTGGACCGCATGAGTCGCGGCCGTGGAACCCGTTGATCGCCCGCACCTTCTACCGGCGCGGGATCATCGAGGAATGGGGCAGCGGGACGCTGAAGATGGCCGAGCTCACGAGCAGCGCCGGTCTTCCCGTCCCGGAGATCGAGGATGATGGCGGGGCCGTCACCGTGCGGTTCCGACATGGCCGATTCGTTCCAAGGCCTACAACCAGCGGCGTGAGCGGGCCTGAAGAACGACGGGAGACGATACTCGCCCTGCTGGAAGGCGTGGAGAACGGCTTGACGCGCCGCGAGATTCACGCCCGCGTGGGGTCCGGCATCAGCGAGCGTCAGGTGCGAACGACACTGGAGGAGTTGCGAGACAACGGCCTCGTCATGTCCACGGCTCGCGGCCCATTGACGCGATGGAGACGTGTGGTGGGTGCGGGATAGGGGCGCGATGGTGCGAGATAGGGGCGCGATAGGGGTCAGACCATGACCGAGTCGAAGATCACAGAAGCAGGCAGCGTCCAGTTTCCGATGGTTCGTCACGCGGCGGAGATCGGGTGGACGCCGCTGTCGCCATCGAATGCCCTCATCAAGCGAGGGGGCGAGGCCGGGCTGCTGTTTCGCGGCGTGTTGGAAGAGGCACTGCATCGCTTCAATTCCTGGATGACGGACGACGCCGTCCGGTCAGTGGTCGAGAACATCCAGGCGCTTCCGCCGACCATTGAAGGCAACCGGCGGATGCTGGCCTGGCTGCGGGGTGAGCGGCAGTGGTACGACGAAGCTGAACAGCGTCACCGGCAGGTCAGGCTTGTCGACTTCGATGACCCAGGCGCAAACGTCCTGCACGTGACCTGGGAGTGGCGGCTCAAGCCGCCGGCCCGCAAGGGCAACCGCGCCGACGTGATGTTCGTGGTCAACGGCGTGCCGGTCGCCATCGTCGAGCATAAGAACCCGACAGATGACGAGGCTATCGAACGTGGCATCAAGCAGTTGCGTCGCTACGAGATCGAGACCCCCGAGCTCATAGGCGCGGCCCAGCTATTCAACGTCACCCACCTGCTCGACTACTGGTACGGCGTCACCTGGAACCTGTCGCGCCGCTACATGGCGCGGTGGAAGGAGACGCAAGAAGAGAGCTACCGCTTCGCCGTCCAGTCCTTCTTCGAGCCGACGGACTTCCTGCGCACCCTACGCGACTGGATACTCTTCTATGTAGAGGACGGCGAGACGCGGAAGACCGTGCTGCGCCAGCACCAGCGCCGCGCCGTGGACCGCATCGTCGAACGCTGCGCCGAGACGGTGAGACACAGGGGCCTCGTCTGGCATACTCAGGGGGCAGGCAAGACCTTCACGCTGCTCACCGCCGCCCGCCTGGTCCTTGAGGCCAAGGAGGAGTTCCATAACCCCACGGTGGTCGTCGTGGTGGACCGAACGGAATTGGAGGGCCAGCTTGCAGGCTGGGTCGAGCGGCTGCTCGGCGAGATGCAACAGCAGGACATCGCCGTCTGGCACGCTGGCTCGAAGGAACAACTGCGGGAGTTACTGACTACCGATAGGAGAGGGCTGATCATCTCGATGATTCACAAGTTCGAGGGTATCGAAAAGGACGCCAATGCCCGCGACAACATCTACGTGTTCATCGACGAGGCCCACCGCTCCGTGGCCAGGGAGCTTGGCACGTACCTCATGGCCGCGCTGCCCAACTCGACCATCATCGGCTTCACCGGCACGCCCATCGCACGAACGGAGCACGGAGAGGGCACCTTCAAGATATTCGGGGCCGACGACGATGAGGGCTACCTCGACAAGTATTCGATTGCCGAGTCCATTGAGGACAAGACGACGCTGCCCATACGCCACATGATGGCGCCCAGCGAGATGACCGTGCCGGCGGCCCAGCTCGACCGGGAGTTCTTCGCCTTGGCCGAGATGGAAGGTGTCACCGACGTCGATGAGCTCAACCGCGTGCTTGACCGGGCCGTGGGCTTGCGCACCTTCCTCACTGCCGACGACCGCATCGAGAAGGTAGCGGCGTTTGTTGCTCAGCACTTTCGGGAGAACGTGCTGCCCCTTGGCTACAAAGCGTTCCTGGTAGCGGTCAACCGGGAGGCCTGCGCCAAGTACAAGCGGGCGCTGGACAAGCTGCTTCCATCGGAATGGACCGTGCCGGTGTATTCGGAAAACACCAATGACGTTGTGGAAAGGCCCCTCGTCGCCAAGCTCCAGCTTTCGGAAGAGCGGGAGAAGGACGTTCGCCTGATGTTCAAGAAGGCGAGCGAGGACCCGAAGCTGCTCATCGTCACCGATAAGCTGCTGACCGGCTTCGACGCGCCACTGTTGTACTGCATGTACCTGGACAAGCCGATGCGCGACCACGTCCTCTTGCAGGCGATTGCGCGGGTGAACCGGCCATATGTGGACGCGAAGAGCATCAGCAAGCGCATCGGTCTCGTCGTTGACTTCGTGGGCGTGCTGCGCGAGTTGAGGAAGGCGCTGCAGTTCGACTCATCCGACGTGAGCGGCGTCATCGAGGGCCTCGACCGGCTGATGCACGACTTCCACGACAAGATTGCCGAGGCGAAGGCAAGATACCTGGACAATGCGGATGGCGGCAAAGTAGCCGAGACGCGAGCAGCCTATGCCACCGCAGGAGGGGGCGCAGACGAGCGATTGGAGCAGGTGGTGTACACGCGCTTTCTCGATCCCGATGCTCGCAAGGGGTTTTTCTCGGCATACAAGGAGATCGAGGCGTTGTGGGAGATATTGTCGCCTGCGGCTGAGTTGTGGGACCATATTGACACCTTCAAGCGTCTCACCCATCTCTATGCCGTCGTTCGCAACGCCTACGCCGACCGCCCCGACTTTGTGGCAGATCTGGCGTACAAGACCCAGCGGCTGGTGGAAAAGTCGGCTGCGATGTACGGCCTGGGGAACCTGACCAAGTCCGTGACTTTCGACCTTCGCA
Above is a window of Chloroflexota bacterium DNA encoding:
- a CDS encoding HsdR family type I site-specific deoxyribonuclease — encoded protein: MTESKITEAGSVQFPMVRHAAEIGWTPLSPSNALIKRGGEAGLLFRGVLEEALHRFNSWMTDDAVRSVVENIQALPPTIEGNRRMLAWLRGERQWYDEAEQRHRQVRLVDFDDPGANVLHVTWEWRLKPPARKGNRADVMFVVNGVPVAIVEHKNPTDDEAIERGIKQLRRYEIETPELIGAAQLFNVTHLLDYWYGVTWNLSRRYMARWKETQEESYRFAVQSFFEPTDFLRTLRDWILFYVEDGETRKTVLRQHQRRAVDRIVERCAETVRHRGLVWHTQGAGKTFTLLTAARLVLEAKEEFHNPTVVVVVDRTELEGQLAGWVERLLGEMQQQDIAVWHAGSKEQLRELLTTDRRGLIISMIHKFEGIEKDANARDNIYVFIDEAHRSVARELGTYLMAALPNSTIIGFTGTPIARTEHGEGTFKIFGADDDEGYLDKYSIAESIEDKTTLPIRHMMAPSEMTVPAAQLDREFFALAEMEGVTDVDELNRVLDRAVGLRTFLTADDRIEKVAAFVAQHFRENVLPLGYKAFLVAVNREACAKYKRALDKLLPSEWTVPVYSENTNDVVERPLVAKLQLSEEREKDVRLMFKKASEDPKLLIVTDKLLTGFDAPLLYCMYLDKPMRDHVLLQAIARVNRPYVDAKSISKRIGLVVDFVGVLRELRKALQFDSSDVSGVIEGLDRLMHDFHDKIAEAKARYLDNADGGKVAETRAAYATAGGGADERLEQVVYTRFLDPDARKGFFSAYKEIEALWEILSPAAELWDHIDTFKRLTHLYAVVRNAYADRPDFVADLAYKTQRLVEKSAAMYGLGNLTKSVTFDLRTLEALRKESGPDEAKVFNLVRGLQTEVENGPELESVLRPLKERAESVLKGLEERTTTGLAAMDILEVLAKEKEADVAAARDSTLPPRAFEVYWTLKENAALQAAGVCAKEFAEEAQALVNRFPNAAVNADEHRRLRTSLYNPLLKVESHERGRIVDQTLAILLSEGNDAEA